The sequence gctctggctagtaggtgtatctgtgttatctaaccttgtttacgcaggttcattccatcctaagtcAACTCAAGATcgcaaggtaagtatatgcatcacagtcatgtgtatgaggaattcttgctgatgtacatattgtttgcaagaaggactcatgagcatgaaggtacatttcccatattcacatcatttgctctgatgcatatagccaagatacatgtaacacattgcctactctgtcatgtttatgcattcacaagcttctatattccatattcacataattgcatacatgtagggggagcctatgcttgttacatgtctttccaaagctttacttgctattctctatatctttatctgaAAGCTttcatgtatgttgtcatcaattaccaaaaagggggagattgaaagcacaagtgctccctgggtgattttggtaattaatgtcaacatatctcttgttggactaacacttttacctagtatgtttcagacaagttcaacaatggagtggcatggactaaaggatgtggaaccccgtcaagatgctaaggacaaaggatggGCTCAAGCtcaaagatcaagactctacattttctattttagtgatccaagatcacattgagtctataggaacagccaatactatcaagaggggatgaggtgttgcttaatggcttgcttgctcaagtgcttagtgatatgatacaaaggcctcaactactttctcacatccacatatgtcctaaaccaaaagtctaaactcggccctaccgattctttctatccggcgccaccgagttcagatatcTTAGCCATGGCCACAAatcctaggcaaattggtctcaccgatagggatctcggtctcaccgagatgggattgtaatctctctgtgtatgtccattaccaaaatcgatatcaccgagtttgagcaatcggtactaccgagattacaatgcaaactctctggttaacttattactaaaatcggtcctactgagtttgtgtaatcgatcaaaccgattttgcctgacaaactctctggttagcttattaccaaaattggtcccaccgagtttgtgtaatcggtctcaccgagattacgttaagccctaaccctaaccatatcggtcctaccgagttgcatgtcagtcccaccgaaaatcctaacggtcactagatttgctgagtcggtctgaccgagtttaccaattcggtcccaccgagtttggcaagttgtgtgtaacggttagattttgtgtggaggctatatatacccctccacccactcttcattcgtggagagagccatcagtacgaacctacacttccagcatctattttctgagagagaaccacctactcatgtgttgaggccaagatattccattcttaccatatgaatcttgatctctagccttccccaagttgctttccactcaaatcttctttccaccaaatccaaatcctgtgagagagagttgagtgttggggagactatcatttaaagcacaagagcaaggagttcatcatcaacacaccatttgttacttcttggagagtggtgtctcctagattggataggtgtcacttgggagcctcccgacaagattgtggagttgaaccaaggagtttgtaaggataaggagatcgcctacttcgtgaagatctaccgctagtgaggcaagtccttcatgggcgacggccatggtgggatagacaaggttgcttcttcgtggacccttcgtgggtggagccctccgtggactcgcgcaatcgttacccttcgtgggttgaagtctccatcaacgtggatgtacgatagcaccacctattggaaccacggctcaaaaatcactgtgtctccaaattgtgtttgaatcctccaaacccttccctttacattcttgcaagttgcatgctttactttccgctgctcatatactctttgcatgcttgcttgatatgtattgtgagtgttaaacttgtgcctaaactccactccaacttaaagaagttaaaaactgcaacttttggtacttagtgtctaatcaccccccctctagacaccccTTCTCGATTCGTTTCAGTGGGACCATCATATTCGTAAACAATGTGTGTGATCACAGGTTGTTCACGGATGTCTTCTTCATCCTGATGCCCAAGGGTAGCATCGTGAGCGTTGGCCAGGTCGACAAGAGCTGTTACGACATTGCCTTTCAACGTGGGGTGATCGTCGTGCACGAACAGCGCATGCGGCAGCTCATCGAAGTAACGTGAGGAGCGAAACATCTGTACAACTTCTTCTCCCTGTCCATCCCATGTGCCTAGCCACGGGACACATCTCCGACGCGTGGCACTAGCATGCCCGTCTCGGGCACCAACACTTTGAGGAGCTGCAAAAGATGGCTCGGGGAGAGCTCGTTCGCGGGGTCCCCCATATCACACAGGCTGATGAGATGTGTGATGTTTGCCTTGCTGGGAAGCAGCAGTGTCTGCCCTTCCCCTACAAGGCAAAGTATAGGGCGAGCAAGCCCCTAAAGGTGGTTCACAGGGACCTCTGTCGTCCAATCAGGCGAGTGTCTCTACATCCTGCTGCTTGTCAACGACTACAGCAGGTTCATGTTGGTAATGCTCCTCGTCTCTAAGGAGGAGGCGGTGCGAGCCATCGTGAAGCATCAAGCTGCAGCGGAGCTTGAGCACGGCCAAAAGCTGAGGATGTTGCATACTAATCGTGGCAGCGAGTTCACGCCAGCCACCTTTTACAAGCACGTCCACAACAAAGGGTACAACGCCATCTCACGACCCCATACTCCTCGCAGCGGAACAATGTCGTCGAACGAAGGAATTAGAATAGTAGATGGTGCTCGGGATGGCACGCTGCATGCTCAAAGGCAAAGCAGGTGTCGAGCACGTACCGGAGAGAGGTTGTGCTCACGACCGTCTTCATCCTCAACCGCTCCATCACGAGGACCAGTGACGGCAAGATGCCCTAGTTTTCATttgtattttttctttctttctttttctgtatTTTCTTTAGCCTTTTCGGGTTTGAACATGGTTTTTAAATACATGTTAAACATTGTTCAATATACAAGACTAATTATTTTGTGTGGTATGAAACATTTTTTCTAAATTATGTGAACAGTTTTTTAAATTGTGTaaacaattttcaaatacatgtttgaaCGCCTTTTAGAATACTTTTTTTAAAACCAAACAAAGATTAAACTTTTCTTAATGGCATGACACATTTATTACATCATATAAACAATTTATTTAAATATCACAAACATTTCTTGAAGCACATTATCTTTTTTATATGTCACGAACATTCTTTTAGTTGTATGAAACATTTTTTTCTATATTGCGTGAACATTCCGTTTACATtgtattaacatttttttaatatcaCGAACATATTTTTGAAACATATGAACTTTTTTAAGTGTCCTGAATATTCTTTTGAGTGCTATGAACATTTTACAAATATTGCGCAAACATAAATTTTTGACTGCTTAAATCATTTTTAAGCAATATGCACTTTTTAAAAATTTAGTTAAAGTAATTTTAAAATATGTATATTCATTTATTTTCGTAATACAAACAAATGTAATAGAAAGgaaaataggaaaaaaataaatgaaaGAAACATGACGAACATATAACGAGCGGACTACTCCCATGGCGAGACAGACGTGTGCTGGCATATCTCTAGGGGCTGTCACAGCCTTATCTCTTGAAAGGTTGAACATCAGTACATACACAAGCGTTTATATATACGTGCATAAACTCAttcttatgaacgcacacacgtacaccctattcctatgagcacctccgagagacagAGCCAACATATGATCTGAGATTTTGCGAAGTCTTcgtaggcgcctcgtagtcgacggaaACGTCTACTCCCATTGAACGCACATCGCTGGAATACTGAAATAAAtacaggataaatgcgagcaccaggatttgaaccctggtgtgctggggataccactgttcaCCTAACCATCCGAGCATTGATTGGTTCGCGAAAGGCGCACCTCCTTCAAATCGTGTAGAATAGGCTGGCCGACCATTTAGGCAGGTTTTGGGAAGCTTCCGGACACCTTTTATCTCTGTTTTTATGGTTTTCGGGAAGATTTTCAttcgttttcttttctttcctttttatttataAAAATATGTGCACTTCTTTCAGTTTTGAAAACTCCCCTCAAGTTCGTGAACTTTGTCCctgaactttttctaaaattgGCATTTTTTAGAATTTTGGGAAACGTTTTCCCTTAAATTCATTAATTTTCTTATCAAATACCTAATTTTTTTTAATCCATAATTTCTTGTGaattcatgatttttggaaaatcAGTGATCATTTTTCttcaaattgatgaacattttcaaatttaaTGAAATACTTCAGAGTTTTCATGAACTTTCTTTTGAATTAACAAACTTTTTCAAATCTACGAACTCTTGTTCAAATTTTCTAAACTTTTTTCGAATTTGTGAACCTTTTTAAATACTATGAACTTTTCATTaaatttttttattgcacgaacAGTTTGTCAAATTCAtggactttttttattttttttatattctTCTGAAATTTATATGAAAAGTCAGTGGTCAACAGTCAATAGCGGCAGATCACTGGGAACCAACCAAACTGAGTGAACCAGGACATAAAAAAATCGAGCGAACCAAAACTCTTTTTTAAGCAAGCTGTTACGAACCGAGCCAGCGAACCAGGATTCATAATTTTTCTGCTGTCTTTTACTAAATTCTAATTTTAACTATTCTTTAttttaatttttcaaaattcatgatGTTTTTGAAAAATGAAAATTTTCAAGTTCACAAGCATTTTTAAATTTGTCCACTTTTTTATATGTGAATATTTGTTCGAATTGGCAAACATTTGAAAAATTGGTGATCtttttaaaattaatgaacattttcttaattctTGAATATTtcttaattcatgaacatttattaaaatttatgaatattttcttaATTCGTGAACATTTCCGTATTCAATAGTAACATATTTcgagtcatgaacattttttgatttcacCGAATGTTTTAAAATTAACAAAAAAGCCAACATATTCTTTTCCCTGAGACAAGGACCTGTAGCAGAAGAAAAAAAAAGCGAGCACGAAAAACAACAGCCAACTGCGAGTGACGAACCAGCGAAGGGCGAGCAGCTGGGCCGTGGCCAGGCGGCGCCCCCCTGTGCGCTATAGCAGCACGTCGGCGCGGCCCATACAAAAAAAGCACGTCGGCGCTGACGAGGAGTTGCCAAGATTATTGGTTGTGGTTTGGGGATGGCCGTCGCAGTTCAGAAGTACGAGTTCCAAAGCAGCAGCACCAGTTACTCGCCATCTGCAGCTTTCGTCCAACCAAATGGTAATTCACAGTTTCATATACTGGCAATGTAGCTAGCCAGCCACACATCATCCTGGGTCGGTAAAACTAAAATGGTACAACGTATGAATTTGACAAGCATTTGAATTTTTGTTGAAGGTCAATACAAAACTAGGCAGAAATTCGAAGTTCACACAAATTAATGGCATTCGAATTGTGTGCTGCGTACTGAGTAGTTACGAGCACGAGCACACTACCTCACTTGGCCTGTCCGAGTGGAGTGTCGGCACTTTAGAGCTCTTCCACCATCCAAATATGCTCCTTGAGCTCTCTTCCTCATTTTATTGTGAAATTGATCTTGTGCAAAATTCAGCAAGTCGAGAACAGTGATGTAAGCCTGCACGTATGATTGACCAAGTCATGTGAATGCCAGCTGGATGTTATGGCACAATGAAAAATTGCCCGCTCGAAGAGATTTCTTTTGTTAGCAAAGGAACACTTTCAAGATAAGTTGATGAAACAGAGAAGAGAAGTAATGTGAAGTTGTATTCAGTCATTCCAAGTCTGTTGTACAACCAACCATGAAGGGCAAGCCCCTTTAATTAATTCTTCAATGCAAGTTCAATTTCGAAATGTTGACATGGTTAGCTACAACCAAGGATGCACCTTACAAGAAAATAACTATATATGTTTCTGCCCTTGAAAAACTGTATATAAATACAACATAAAAGCGCAAATGCATGTTATAATCCATCCAGGCCGCTTACCTCCTCTGCAGCTCCTGGGACCAACAGGACAACCTCCAACACAATTATGTAGTACGGAGTAGAGCACCATGCATGTAACCACCAGGAGCACATATGCCAAATTTTGTGCAAATTTCGTTGGGCGACGATGACCTTGAGCTCTGCATGAGACCAACAGTTTTGTACAACAAATCAGCTGTATTCGACGGTTGGGATGTGACAAATCTTGCCGGCATCCTCCCCTTGGCAGCTCGCAATCAGACCTGGACATTCAACAATTCTGAGTAGCTTCAAAGCAGAGAGACTCCGTATGCTTTCAGGCAAACATGTCAGGTTGGGGCAAATGCTGATTAAAATTTCTTCTAGAGAAGTCAATTGTCCCAACCATCCTGGTAATGTCCCCATGCCTTTGCACATTTCCAACCTCAGTTTTTTAAGGGCGGTGAGGTTCTTCATGCTTTCAGGTAAATATGTCAGGTTGCGGCAGTCTCCAATTGAAATTTCTTCTAGAGAAGTCATCTGTCCCAAGGATCCCGGTAATGTTTCCAGGCCTTTGCACTCTGTCAACGTCAATTTTCTAAGAGCGTTGAGGTTCTTCAGGCTTTCAGGCAAAGATGACAGGTTGGGGCAATCGCCGATTTCAATTTCTTCTAGAGAAGTCAACTGTCCCAACGATCCTGGTAATATCTTCAGGCCTTTGCACCCTATCAACTTTAGTTTTCTAAGAGCTGTGAGGTTCTTCATGCTTTCTGGCAAAGATGTCAGGTTGGGGCAACCACTGATTCCAATTTCTTCTAGAGAGCCGAGGTGGCCCAACCATTCCGGGAGTGTCTCCAGCTCATTCAATGATACTAAATTTAGTTCAGTGAGAGAGGTGAAGCATTGTATGACCTCTGGCAAAGTCTTCAAGCCAATGATAGATTTTACCTGAAATATCTCAAGGGTAGGAAAGTGTTGAAGTCCATCCCACTTGTCTTGAGAGTAACTACAACTCTTTAGAGCCATCTCAGAAGGATGAATGGAAGATGAGAGCTTTCCAAATCCTCGCTCTGGCAAAACTGGCTCGCTGTTGCTCAAAAACCACTTCATACTTCTTGGGGGATATGGTAGGAACTTCAACTTTGGGCAGTCTGTTACATTCAAATGATGCAAATTAGGTATTAAAAACTCTTCGTTTTCTTTACATGACTCTGTTGTCCACCATTCCACCAAATTCTTCATCGACGCCAATAGCAGTACTCTTAGTTTCATACAAGATCCGCTCTCTCCATAGAATTCCTTACCAATTTTTCTAATGTTGGGAATGTTCAGAAGAAACAACCTTCTTAAATTTGGTAGTGCCCCTAATGGAGGAAGAAAATCACATGCTTCCAAACCATTCAGAGTTAGTTCACTGAGAAAAGGGATGTAGGACGAGATGTGAAGCATCCAGTTAGGGAATTCCTTGCTCATATACCCACATAGCCAAAAGTTATCAAGAGTCCGAGGAGGTACGAGCCTGTCCAGCACAGATTTACCTCCTTCATTTCTGAAGTGAAGTTTTAGGACTCGAATATTTGATTTATCACGCAGTTTGACTTTGTCTGCATCTTCTGGATGCCTGACATTCTGAAGGTCTTTAAGTATCAGCTCTGAACAAGTCAGTCCAACAAGATCCACTATACTGCTGcatcctctactctctatctcaTGTACATAATGCCCTACtgtgcccacaaaatttagacgCTTTCGAATGGCTTCAATCTTTTCAAGAAAATCAAAAGTTGCATAATCAatcacaaactcggtgagactagtcatgtcaccaatgCTATAAGGGCAGTCATCCATAAGTATAAGGCCATTCATGTGAAGTATTTGAAGCTTTAGGTCGCCAAATGAGGAGGGGAGCTCCTTGAGCCTCAGACAATATGACAAATAGAGACACCTCAGCTTAAACAACTTGCATAGTGACTCTGGCAATTGTCGGAGTTTAGGACAGCTTGTTAGGTTCAAATATTCAAGCTCGATGAGGTGACCAAAACATTCAGGGAGTTGTTCGAGGTTATGGCAATCTGAACGATCTAGGTATTTCAAATGATTAAGTTGGCAAAATGATCCTGGCAGCATTGAAATCTTGTAGCAACCAGACAGGTTCATGAACTCAAGTTTCTGAAGGTGGCTGAAATCAATTGGCAGGTATTCTAGCTCATGGCAACTTGATAGGTTCAGATGCTCTAAACACGGAAAGCTTACATTGTCAGGTAGTTTGGTGAGCCTTGAGCAACCTGACAAGTTTAAGAATGAGAGTTTAGGAAGGCTACCAAATTTGTCAGGCATCCTTTGAAGAGCACAACAATGTGACATGTCTAGGTGGTGTAAGTATGCAAGCTCACAGATTGATTCAGGCAACTCTTGGAGTGTACAACACCCGGATAGATTGAGGAAAAAGAGTTGAGAGAGCTCCCCTAGTGATGCAGGTAGCTTACTGAGGCTACTACTACCAGATAGATCCAAATAGCAAAGTTTGCTGAGGCGACAAACATGGTCAGGCAAGATTTCAAGCTTGGAATTGGACAGAATAAGAGTTTCCATGTTTTGAAGTGCATGAAAATACTTGGGAAGTGATGTTATTGTCAAGCGTGTTGCATCAAGATACCTAATTAGCTTCAATTGATTAATGGAAGATGGTAGCAACACGCTACTTGGAGCAGATTGACCTTCAGCTGAATGTCCACTTAGGTCCAAGACACGTATGTACTTGGACCGAGAAAAAGCCTTTTTCGGGAGTTGCAGTCCCCCCAAATCCCTAAAGTGGAGGGATCTAAGCTTGTGTGGAATATATTTCAGAACCTCGAGATCATTCTTGAAGTTGGTTAACTGTGCATGTCGGCAGTAACGAGCAATGTTCCAAGTGGTGCTTTTGGTAGCATCTAGATCAATGAATTCATCAGTAACAATTATTGATGCAAGATCATGCACCAAATCATGCATGACGAGTTCTGAGGGAGCATTGAAATGCAACAGACTTGGATTAACCTGCAAAGGTAACTACTATCAGTATAGTATTGCAAAGAGAAATGTAATAACCAACTATAGGAAATATTAAAATGGAGTTAAGAGAAGAAACTAAGATCTGGTAAAATTGCATCTCCCCCAAAATATGTGGAGCCTCCAGATCAATTTTCTACACATGATTTTTTCACTATAAAACATGGATTTTACAAATTGTCTTTATGCCATGGATTGAGTCATAGATGATGAATAAATTTATTAAAATTTAGAATTTAACTTTGTGCCACATAATCTAGACAATGGAACTAGGAATGGAATGACAAGAAAGAATCTCAAACCAAAAGAATATATAAACCCAACATAGTCAAAACAACAGACCCAATAGAGTACAAAACTGAACACAATAAATTTAAATTCAGAAATAGATATATTAAATCATTAATATAAATTAAAAATGAAATTGTAGGGCCTAATCTAGAACCATAATAGAGTAGAATCCATGAATTAATGTATAATAGAGTAGAATCCATAATTGTGTGTCCTTAGCTGTAAAGTAAAAAAAACAGAATAGTAAAACTAAACCAGCCATACAAGAGGAAGAGAAATAGTGTCTACAGGTACTAACCAAAGCAGACACCGGAGTCTGAAGAAAGGACATCCCCAGAAGGTAATTGATGCACCTGTGACCATCGTGCCTTGAATTAATGTATCCAAGAGCATTCCATTGCTGGATTAAGCGATTGATTTCCATGACAAAGCCCTTGGGGAAGGCTGCCAAGTACGTGAAACACATTTTGAATT comes from Triticum aestivum cultivar Chinese Spring chromosome 5B, IWGSC CS RefSeq v2.1, whole genome shotgun sequence and encodes:
- the LOC123114377 gene encoding putative disease resistance protein RGA1; amino-acid sequence: MSGLGGVIAGAVGKQIVSKLGEYAASEITLQWRYREDALDLQEKMKDLEALLLDADDKSRQVGEGARVFQRWLTKFKRVAYDVEDVLDELDANELIKKSQSKFNLWFSRNNQLLQRIIMPHKMKNVMKKIDEIEKEGRTKLNLVRQEARGEESRNNETFVANYGDGTKTGMVGRDIEKEKIISLLLTSEANQDISIIPVVGLGGIGKTTLVESVFADKRVSIFDVSIWFNVSKQFDLNKIGSAILKRIMNNTVNLDNCDLQFYLKKELATRRYFIVLDDLWEEDGNKLEKLKQMLQHGCKGSRIIVTTRNLRVVQQLRTGFLANESKIVPVHESDIINLGVLEPGDCWELMKQRAFGPDDHHSVLEEIGKQIAGKCGGLPLVANALGHVMSEQRTVGAWEDIRDTKVDLGLKEVHQKETLERLLLSYTYMKLEFKMCFTYLAAFPKGFVMEINRLIQQWNALGYINSRHDGHRCINYLLGMSFLQTPVSALVNPSLLHFNAPSELVMHDLVHDLASIIVTDEFIDLDATKSTTWNIARYCRHAQLTNFKNDLEVLKYIPHKLRSLHFRDLGGLQLPKKAFSRSKYIRVLDLSGHSAEGQSAPSSVLLPSSINQLKLIRYLDATRLTITSLPKYFHALQNMETLILSNSKLEILPDHVCRLSKLCYLDLSGSSSLSKLPASLGELSQLFFLNLSGCCTLQELPESICELAYLHHLDMSHCCALQRMPDKFGSLPKLSFLNLSGCSRLTKLPDNVSFPCLEHLNLSSCHELEYLPIDFSHLQKLEFMNLSGCYKISMLPGSFCQLNHLKYLDRSDCHNLEQLPECFGHLIELEYLNLTSCPKLRQLPESLCKLFKLRCLYLSYCLRLKELPSSFGDLKLQILHMNGLILMDDCPYSIGDMTSLTEFVIDYATFDFLEKIEAIRKRLNFVGTVGHYVHEIESRGCSSIVDLVGLTCSELILKDLQNVRHPEDADKVKLRDKSNIRVLKLHFRNEGGKSVLDRLVPPRTLDNFWLCGYMSKEFPNWMLHISSYIPFLSELTLNGLEACDFLPPLGALPNLRRLFLLNIPNIRKIGKEFYGESGSCMKLRVLLLASMKNLVEWWTTESCKENEEFLIPNLHHLNVTDCPKLKFLPYPPRSMKWFLSNSEPVLPERGFGKLSSSIHPSEMALKSCSYSQDKWDGLQHFPTLEIFQVKSIIGLKTLPEVIQCFTSLTELNLVSLNELETLPEWLGHLGSLEEIGISGCPNLTSLPESMKNLTALRKLKLIGCKGLKILPGSLGQLTSLEEIEIGDCPNLSSLPESLKNLNALRKLTLTECKGLETLPGSLGQMTSLEEISIGDCRNLTYLPESMKNLTALKKLRLEMCKGMGTLPGWLGQLTSLEEILISICPNLTCLPESIRSLSALKLLRIVECPGLIASCQGEDAGKICHIPTVEYS